A region from the Anderseniella sp. Alg231-50 genome encodes:
- a CDS encoding LuxR C-terminal-related transcriptional regulator: protein MQNKPKISSSILGKWQRVVDLMSSVTRVPASLIMKTSAPSHSVLVANQSGENPYEVGQSFVLNENLYCQGVLEAGDELVVTDARKQARWCNNDDLEFGMTFYVGYPLYWPDGSVFGTICILDRQENDHAVECRNLIGEFKGVVETDLALLTEIERRKTVEQELKNTLEQLETRVERRTRQLSEANTALRVLLERVETARAEQDAELSRQIDSLILPQLSRLKSQIADDPAAGAYLAVLESNLKTITSPLAGQMVSALEPLTPTESEIAQMIVQGRTTKDIARIMSRGTSTIDFHRNNIRKKLGLGRQPVNLRNYLSSRLQ from the coding sequence ATGCAGAACAAACCCAAGATTTCATCGTCCATACTGGGAAAATGGCAGCGTGTCGTCGACCTCATGTCCAGCGTGACCAGGGTGCCGGCCAGCCTGATCATGAAAACCAGCGCGCCAAGCCATTCGGTGCTGGTGGCAAACCAGAGCGGCGAAAACCCGTACGAGGTCGGCCAATCCTTTGTTCTGAACGAAAACCTGTATTGTCAGGGCGTGCTGGAGGCCGGAGACGAACTGGTGGTCACCGATGCACGCAAGCAAGCCAGGTGGTGCAACAATGACGACCTGGAATTCGGCATGACGTTTTACGTCGGTTACCCGTTGTACTGGCCGGACGGAAGTGTATTCGGCACGATCTGCATTCTGGACCGGCAGGAAAATGACCATGCCGTGGAATGCCGGAACCTGATCGGGGAATTCAAGGGAGTGGTGGAAACCGACCTGGCCCTGCTGACTGAAATCGAGCGCCGCAAGACGGTGGAACAGGAACTCAAGAATACGCTGGAACAGTTGGAAACGCGGGTTGAAAGACGCACGAGGCAACTGAGTGAGGCCAATACGGCATTGCGGGTGTTGCTGGAGCGCGTTGAAACCGCCAGGGCCGAACAGGACGCTGAGCTGTCACGCCAGATCGACAGCCTGATCCTGCCGCAGCTGTCGCGACTGAAGTCGCAGATCGCAGACGACCCGGCCGCAGGCGCCTATCTTGCCGTTCTGGAATCCAACCTCAAGACAATCACATCACCGCTGGCCGGGCAGATGGTATCGGCTCTTGAGCCACTGACACCGACGGAATCAGAAATCGCCCAGATGATTGTGCAGGGCAGAACCACCAAGGACATCGCGCGGATCATGTCGCGCGGCACCAGTACAATCGATTTCCACCGCAACAATATCCGCAAGAAACTCGGCCTTGGCCGGCAACCGGTGAACCTGCGCAACTACCTGTCTTCGCGACTGCAATAG
- a CDS encoding pyridoxal-phosphate dependent enzyme → MTSSRTTKGRGRLYDNILDTIGDTPCVRINRLAPEGVRLYVKAEAFNPAASVKDRLAVSIIEEAERSGALKPGQTVVEATSGNTGIGLAMVCAAKGYPLVITMAESFSVERRKLMRFLGAKVVLTPKAEKGFGMYNKAVELADANGWFLASQFETAANATIHENTTAREIMADFDGDRLDYVVTGYGTGGTVAGIGRVLRKERPDTNIILSEPANAQLIGSGTAQGRNETGQPAHSHPAFEPHPIQGWTPDFIPLVLQEAIDGKYYDDLIPVAGPVGMEWSRKLAQQEGVFTGVSGGSTFAIAVQIAETAPEGTVILCMLPDTGERYLSSPLFEAVPDYMTDEEVALSHSTPGCQMPKEQ, encoded by the coding sequence ATGACATCATCACGCACCACCAAGGGCCGCGGCCGACTGTATGACAACATACTGGACACGATCGGCGATACGCCGTGCGTGCGCATCAACAGATTGGCCCCGGAGGGAGTCAGGCTCTATGTAAAGGCGGAAGCGTTCAATCCGGCAGCGTCGGTAAAAGACCGTCTTGCGGTGTCGATCATTGAAGAAGCAGAACGCTCCGGCGCATTGAAACCGGGACAGACAGTCGTCGAGGCAACCAGTGGCAATACCGGCATCGGCCTGGCCATGGTGTGTGCTGCCAAGGGATATCCGCTGGTGATTACCATGGCGGAGAGCTTTTCTGTTGAACGGCGCAAGCTGATGCGGTTTCTCGGCGCCAAGGTTGTGCTGACGCCGAAGGCCGAAAAGGGTTTCGGCATGTACAACAAGGCAGTGGAACTGGCCGACGCAAACGGCTGGTTCCTGGCAAGCCAGTTCGAGACGGCAGCCAATGCGACGATCCATGAAAACACCACGGCGCGCGAGATCATGGCGGACTTTGACGGTGACCGGCTCGACTATGTTGTTACCGGTTACGGTACCGGCGGAACGGTTGCAGGCATTGGGCGCGTACTGCGCAAGGAGCGGCCCGACACAAACATCATCCTGTCCGAGCCTGCCAATGCCCAGCTCATCGGATCCGGCACCGCCCAGGGCCGCAATGAAACCGGGCAACCGGCACACAGCCACCCGGCGTTTGAGCCGCATCCGATCCAGGGCTGGACGCCTGATTTCATTCCGCTGGTGCTGCAGGAAGCAATCGACGGAAAATACTATGACGACCTGATCCCGGTGGCCGGACCTGTCGGCATGGAGTGGTCACGCAAGCTGGCTCAGCAGGAAGGCGTCTTCACCGGTGTCTCGGGCGGCTCGACATTCGCCATTGCCGTACAGATCGCCGAGACGGCGCCGGAAGGTACCGTCATCCTGTGCATGCTGCCGGATACCGGGGAACGGTATCTGTCATCACCACTATTTGAAGCCGTGCCCGATTACATGACCGATGAGGAAGTGGCACTGTCGCACTCGACACCCGGGTGCCAGATGCCCAAGGAACAGTAA
- a CDS encoding ion transporter, with translation MLRSRLASLVNHARFEQVIVGLIVLNAITLGLETSPWWMSRFGDVLMFLDKAILAVFVAEVSARLIVDFKGFWRDPWRIFDFVIVAVALMPATGAFSVLRAFRILRVLRLISTIKAIRRVVTGLLAAIPGMSSIVLLLGLIFYIFSVISTKLFAASFPQWFGSLGESAYSLFQIMTLESWSMGIVRPVMEQYPLAWALFVPFILVTSFTVLNLFIGVIVDAMQKEHEAEAQADRADLHKEVSTILTELRSVRAELAELRATKPS, from the coding sequence ATGCTCCGCTCACGTCTTGCCAGCCTCGTCAATCACGCTCGCTTCGAACAGGTCATCGTAGGCTTGATTGTGCTCAATGCGATAACGCTGGGGCTGGAAACAAGCCCGTGGTGGATGAGCCGGTTCGGCGACGTGCTGATGTTTCTGGACAAGGCCATACTGGCCGTTTTTGTGGCTGAGGTCTCAGCCCGGCTGATCGTCGATTTCAAAGGCTTCTGGCGCGATCCCTGGCGCATATTCGACTTTGTCATCGTCGCGGTTGCGCTGATGCCGGCGACCGGAGCTTTCTCGGTGTTGCGTGCCTTCCGCATTCTGCGGGTATTGCGGCTGATTTCCACCATCAAGGCGATCCGGCGAGTGGTGACCGGCCTGCTGGCGGCCATTCCGGGCATGAGTTCCATCGTGCTGTTGCTGGGGCTGATCTTCTACATATTCTCGGTCATCTCCACCAAGCTGTTCGCCGCTTCGTTCCCGCAATGGTTCGGATCGCTTGGTGAAAGCGCCTATTCCCTGTTCCAGATCATGACGCTGGAAAGCTGGTCCATGGGTATTGTGCGCCCGGTCATGGAGCAATACCCGCTCGCCTGGGCTCTGTTCGTGCCGTTCATCCTGGTGACTTCGTTTACCGTGCTGAACCTGTTTATCGGTGTCATTGTCGATGCCATGCAGAAAGAGCACGAGGCCGAGGCACAGGCTGACCGGGCAGACCTGCACAAGGAAGTGTCGACTATCCTGACAGAACTGCGCAGCGTCAGGGCAGAGCTGGCTGAACTGAGGGCGACAAAACCCTCCTGA
- a CDS encoding AEC family transporter → MLHILGLILPLFGLIVIGFVTARITRQPLEEAGWLNTFIIYIALPALFFKLLSKTPVEQLASWEFIASNILVTYVIFIFTFVLGLVASRGNIAEGTIQGLAGAYGNIGYMGPAIAILALGEKAAIPVAIIFCFENILHFALAPALIAVSGNRKQSAGSLVVDVLRKILFHPFILATAVGVSFAVLEWQAPLPLERLIDYLAQAAAPCALFAMGVTLALRPLKRAPLALGYIVPIKLVVHPAAMYFVLSYVGNFEPVWVFTAVLLAALPTATNVFVIAQQYGVWVERATACVLVTTMVSVLTVSALLYGVTTGLLPPDWWPAT, encoded by the coding sequence ATGCTGCATATTCTGGGTCTGATACTGCCGCTGTTCGGTCTGATCGTGATCGGTTTCGTGACGGCGCGCATCACCCGTCAGCCGCTCGAAGAGGCCGGTTGGCTCAACACGTTCATCATCTACATCGCACTGCCGGCCCTGTTCTTCAAGCTGCTGTCGAAGACACCGGTGGAGCAACTGGCAAGCTGGGAGTTCATCGCGTCCAATATCCTCGTGACTTATGTGATTTTCATTTTCACGTTCGTCCTGGGCCTTGTCGCAAGCCGCGGCAATATAGCAGAAGGCACGATACAGGGACTGGCAGGTGCGTATGGCAATATCGGCTATATGGGCCCGGCGATTGCCATTCTGGCCCTGGGTGAAAAGGCAGCCATTCCGGTTGCGATCATATTCTGTTTTGAAAACATCCTGCATTTTGCCCTGGCGCCGGCGCTGATCGCAGTATCGGGCAACCGGAAACAGTCTGCCGGCAGCCTGGTTGTGGATGTGCTGCGAAAGATACTGTTTCACCCGTTTATTCTCGCTACGGCGGTCGGTGTTTCTTTTGCCGTTCTGGAGTGGCAGGCGCCGCTGCCTCTTGAACGCCTGATCGATTATCTGGCCCAGGCGGCCGCGCCATGTGCGCTGTTTGCCATGGGTGTAACCCTGGCATTGCGGCCGCTCAAGCGGGCGCCGCTGGCGCTGGGTTACATTGTGCCCATCAAGCTGGTCGTGCATCCCGCAGCCATGTATTTCGTGTTGAGCTATGTCGGCAATTTCGAGCCGGTATGGGTGTTCACGGCAGTGTTGCTGGCCGCTCTGCCGACAGCGACCAACGTTTTTGTCATTGCACAGCAGTATGGTGTCTGGGTTGAGCGCGCCACTGCCTGCGTTCTGGTTACAACCATGGTATCGGTGCTCACCGTTTCAGCATTGCTTTACGGGGTCACCACAGGGCTGCTGCCGCCTGACTGGTGGCCCGCCACCTAG
- a CDS encoding P-II family nitrogen regulator, protein MKKIEAIVKPFKLDEVKEALQEVGLQGITVTEAKGFGRQKGHTELYRGAEYIVDFLPKVRIEIVLDDGLVDQAVEAILQAARTGRIGDGKIFISTVDEAIRIRTGETGVEAL, encoded by the coding sequence ATGAAAAAGATCGAGGCCATCGTCAAACCGTTCAAGCTGGACGAAGTGAAGGAAGCCTTGCAGGAAGTCGGCCTGCAGGGAATCACCGTGACCGAAGCCAAGGGCTTCGGCCGCCAGAAAGGTCACACAGAGTTGTATCGCGGTGCTGAATACATCGTCGACTTCCTGCCGAAGGTTCGCATCGAAATCGTGCTCGACGACGGGCTGGTGGACCAGGCGGTTGAAGCCATCCTGCAGGCTGCCCGCACCGGGCGCATCGGCGACGGCAAGATTTTCATTTCCACTGTTGACGAGGCAATCCGCATCCGGACCGGTGAAACCGGTGTAGAGGCCTTGTGA
- a CDS encoding MBL fold metallo-hydrolase, whose product MDKKDLKPTLLNGHKDQLAPGLSRRSFFMAAGAAGVGIAASVGSSGQAAAQSTDWTQSGNNNHILELQAKKDFPAGEVTIDYYGHCAFKITSPGGASIMLDPWRDDPSGAWGLWFKNKFPETLVDITMSTHTHFDHDAIDRPQSTMVLDRMAGNFEFADLKITGIADKHACVAPGWYPWTDALKEFGVEACPPNNPGHMDMVTYVIETGGIRTLIWGDNRHNPPEEFWAAIGKIDVLTLPIDGSQHILSYDQGNAIVERLKPKIVIPTHYLGEATTYTLSTLQPADEWVKSQKSFKMLDGPSMKLAASDVAGMDREFMYFGSNVQTA is encoded by the coding sequence ATGGACAAGAAAGATCTAAAACCCACCTTATTGAACGGTCACAAGGATCAACTGGCGCCCGGTCTGTCGCGCCGGTCCTTCTTCATGGCAGCAGGTGCCGCAGGTGTCGGCATTGCCGCTTCCGTCGGCAGTTCAGGCCAGGCCGCCGCCCAGTCGACCGATTGGACCCAGTCCGGCAACAACAATCACATTCTCGAGCTTCAGGCGAAAAAAGACTTCCCGGCAGGTGAAGTGACGATCGATTATTACGGTCATTGCGCGTTCAAAATCACCTCGCCCGGCGGCGCATCCATCATGCTTGACCCGTGGCGGGACGACCCGTCGGGCGCGTGGGGCCTGTGGTTCAAGAACAAGTTCCCCGAGACCCTTGTCGACATAACCATGTCGACACACACCCACTTCGATCATGATGCCATCGACCGTCCGCAGTCGACAATGGTGCTGGACCGGATGGCCGGTAACTTCGAGTTTGCCGATTTGAAGATCACCGGAATTGCCGACAAGCATGCCTGTGTGGCACCGGGCTGGTATCCCTGGACCGACGCGCTGAAGGAATTTGGTGTCGAGGCCTGCCCGCCCAACAATCCGGGTCACATGGACATGGTGACCTATGTCATCGAGACAGGCGGTATCCGGACCCTGATCTGGGGTGACAACCGGCACAATCCGCCGGAGGAGTTCTGGGCGGCTATCGGCAAGATCGATGTCCTCACCCTGCCGATCGACGGGTCACAGCATATCCTGTCCTATGATCAGGGCAATGCCATCGTGGAGCGCCTCAAGCCGAAGATTGTCATCCCGACACACTATTTGGGTGAAGCGACCACCTACACCCTGTCGACACTGCAACCGGCGGACGAGTGGGTCAAAAGCCAGAAGAGCTTCAAGATGCTGGACGGGCCTTCCATGAAACTGGCGGCAAGCGACGTCGCCGGCATGGACCGTGAATTCATGTATTTCGGGTCCAATGTCCAAACAGCCTGA
- the yghU gene encoding glutathione-dependent disulfide-bond oxidoreductase — MTDPVYTPPKVWKWNKEMGGTWGSLNRPVAGSTHDHELPVGKHPLQLYSLATPNGVKVTVMLEELLALGHSGAEYDAHLIRIRKGDQFGSGFVEINPNSKIPALVDHSTPTPTRVFESGAILLYLAEKFDAFLPTDFTARTECLSWLFWQMGSTPYLGGGFGHFYSYSPDKYEYPIDRYAMEVKRQLDVLDRHLADKQFMCGDDFTIADMAIWPWYGALVANRVYQAAEFLSAHEYTHVMRWNNQIAVRPAVKRGRIVNRVSGRPDQQLHERHDASDFETRTQDKLAATE, encoded by the coding sequence ATGACTGACCCTGTTTACACGCCCCCGAAAGTCTGGAAATGGAACAAGGAGATGGGCGGTACCTGGGGCAGCCTGAACCGTCCGGTTGCCGGTTCGACCCACGACCATGAGCTGCCGGTCGGAAAGCATCCGCTGCAACTTTATTCCCTGGCCACGCCCAATGGCGTGAAGGTCACGGTCATGCTGGAGGAACTGCTGGCACTTGGGCATTCGGGTGCCGAATATGACGCACACCTGATCCGGATCAGAAAGGGTGACCAGTTCGGCAGCGGGTTTGTCGAGATAAACCCGAACTCCAAGATTCCTGCCCTGGTGGATCACAGCACACCAACACCCACACGGGTGTTCGAGTCCGGGGCCATCCTGTTGTACCTGGCCGAGAAGTTTGACGCATTTTTGCCCACGGACTTCACCGCGAGAACCGAGTGCCTGTCATGGTTGTTCTGGCAAATGGGCAGCACGCCCTACCTTGGTGGCGGATTTGGCCACTTCTATTCCTATTCGCCCGACAAGTATGAGTACCCGATCGACCGCTACGCCATGGAGGTCAAGCGCCAGCTTGACGTGCTCGACCGGCACCTGGCGGACAAACAGTTCATGTGCGGCGACGATTTCACCATTGCCGACATGGCCATCTGGCCCTGGTACGGCGCGCTTGTGGCCAACAGGGTCTATCAAGCCGCAGAGTTTCTGAGTGCGCATGAGTACACCCATGTCATGCGCTGGAACAACCAGATCGCGGTGCGCCCGGCGGTAAAACGCGGACGGATTGTAAACCGGGTATCAGGCAGGCCGGACCAGCAGTTGCACGAACGCCACGACGCCAGCGACTTTGAAACCAGAACGCAGGACAAGCTGGCGGCGACAGAATAA
- a CDS encoding MFS transporter — protein sequence MTDVGGKRSELLSDWRLLLFGTLASLASAPGQTLVISLFNADIRAAFSLSHGEFGTAYMMATLASAVVILWSGKLIDRYDLRVVFGVTTIGLCLACMVAGSSTGWLTLLLALFLLRHFGQGLMSHIAVTSVNRYYQTVRGKASAIVNQGFTLAEATLPITISALIVAIGWRQSWYVLGLVAACIVLPLLLLLIADHRRRHGRYLDRMSILEADTASELFSRTQRQWTRAEMLRDPRFYGVLPVVLAPSFLNTGLMFHHQHIVVSKGWQLETWYLLLMAYAASSIVFSMLAGIMVDKNGARSLMPLFTLPMVMGGASLMAGNHDAWIVGVLISFGAAAGMTSAVTAPFWAEVYGVQHLGAIKAVATAVMIFASAMSPALYGAMFDAGITIPAIGLLNIVIVLIASACAWLALRKS from the coding sequence ATGACAGACGTTGGCGGCAAGCGCTCTGAACTGCTGAGCGACTGGCGGTTGCTGTTGTTCGGCACGCTGGCTTCGCTGGCGTCCGCGCCAGGCCAAACCCTCGTCATATCCCTGTTCAATGCCGACATTCGCGCCGCCTTCAGTCTCAGCCATGGCGAGTTCGGCACCGCATACATGATGGCAACACTGGCAAGTGCTGTGGTCATTCTGTGGTCGGGCAAGCTGATCGACCGGTATGATCTTCGCGTCGTGTTTGGTGTCACCACCATAGGACTTTGCCTTGCTTGCATGGTGGCCGGCAGCAGCACCGGATGGCTTACACTCCTGCTGGCACTGTTTCTGCTGCGCCACTTCGGTCAGGGCCTTATGAGCCACATCGCCGTGACATCAGTGAACCGCTATTACCAGACCGTACGCGGCAAGGCATCGGCCATAGTCAACCAGGGCTTCACGCTTGCCGAGGCCACCCTGCCCATCACCATTTCGGCCTTGATCGTGGCAATTGGCTGGCGCCAGTCATGGTATGTGCTTGGTCTTGTTGCAGCGTGCATCGTGCTGCCGCTGCTGCTGCTGCTGATTGCAGACCACCGCCGTCGCCATGGGCGTTACCTGGACCGTATGTCTATCCTGGAAGCGGACACGGCCTCCGAGCTGTTCTCCAGGACCCAGCGGCAATGGACCAGGGCAGAGATGCTGCGCGATCCCCGGTTCTACGGTGTGCTGCCTGTCGTGCTGGCGCCGTCGTTCCTCAACACCGGCTTGATGTTTCATCACCAGCACATCGTCGTGTCAAAAGGCTGGCAACTGGAAACCTGGTACCTGCTGCTGATGGCATACGCTGCCTCGTCGATCGTGTTTTCCATGCTGGCAGGCATCATGGTCGACAAGAACGGTGCCCGTTCGCTGATGCCGCTGTTCACATTGCCGATGGTCATGGGCGGGGCAAGCTTGATGGCGGGAAACCACGATGCCTGGATAGTCGGCGTGCTCATCTCGTTTGGCGCTGCCGCCGGCATGACCAGTGCTGTCACCGCGCCATTCTGGGCGGAAGTCTACGGTGTGCAGCACCTGGGTGCGATCAAGGCCGTTGCCACGGCAGTCATGATATTTGCCAGCGCCATGTCCCCTGCCCTGTACGGCGCCATGTTCGACGCCGGCATCACCATACCGGCAATTGGCCTGCTCAACATCGTCATCGTGCTGATTGCGTCTGCATGTGCGTGGCTGGCCTTGCGCAAGTCATGA
- a CDS encoding RluA family pseudouridine synthase: MNGEVYRPPADTGLSVIHKDDDLLVVDKPSGLLSVPGKGAGLADCLEARVRKVHPDALTVHRLDRDTSGVFIMAMNAVAQRHLGLQFERRHLSKTYRAIVSGQVQADDGEIDLPLIADWPNRPLQKVCHETGKPALTRWRVLSRTATSSHLELAPHTGRSHQLRVHLKEIGHPILGDPLYGDAAAASRLMLHAHTLTVRHPTGGAVETFCAQVPF, encoded by the coding sequence ATGAACGGAGAAGTGTACCGTCCGCCGGCAGATACCGGCCTCAGTGTAATCCACAAGGACGACGATCTGCTGGTGGTGGACAAGCCGTCCGGGCTTTTGTCGGTTCCAGGTAAAGGCGCTGGTCTGGCGGATTGCCTGGAAGCCCGCGTGCGCAAGGTGCATCCCGATGCTTTGACGGTACACAGGCTGGATCGCGACACGTCAGGTGTATTCATCATGGCGATGAACGCCGTCGCACAACGGCACCTGGGTCTGCAGTTTGAACGCAGGCACCTGTCCAAGACCTACCGGGCCATCGTATCGGGTCAGGTACAGGCGGATGACGGCGAAATCGACCTGCCGCTGATTGCCGACTGGCCGAACAGACCGCTGCAGAAGGTGTGTCATGAAACCGGCAAGCCGGCCCTGACCCGGTGGCGCGTGCTGTCGCGCACTGCCACATCGAGCCACCTGGAGCTGGCCCCGCACACCGGCAGGTCCCATCAGTTGCGCGTTCACCTGAAGGAGATCGGGCACCCGATACTCGGAGATCCGCTTTATGGTGATGCCGCTGCCGCGTCACGGCTGATGCTGCATGCCCACACGCTCACGGTCCGGCACCCCACGGGCGGTGCGGTGGAAACATTTTGCGCTCAAGTCCCTTTCTAG
- the glnA gene encoding type I glutamate--ammonia ligase, translating into MAKTPSPVAGAMKYLKDNDIKYVDLRFTDPRGKMQHVTQDISTIDEDVWADGLMFDGSSIAGWKAINESDMVLMLDPDTLHVDPFYAQKTAAVFCDILEPGTGEAYERDPRTTAKKAEAYVKSTGIGDSITVGPEAEFFMFDDVRFASDPYNTGFKVDSTELPSNMDAEYEMGNMGHRPRTKGGYFPVNPVDSGQDIRGEMLAAMASMGVTVEKHHHEVAAAQHELGIKFETLTKCADQLQIYKYAIHNVAHQYGKSATFMPKPVFGDNGSGMHVHQSIWKGGKPLFAGNQYADLSETCLYYIGGIIKHAKSLNAFTNPSTNSYKRLVPGYEAPVLLAYSSRNRSASCRIPWTASPNGKRVEVRFPDPTANPYLAFSAMVMAGMDGIMNKIHPGDPMDKDLYDLPPEELQGIPTVCASLREALASLDADREYLKAGGVFSDDQIDAYIDLKMEENMRFEMTPHPVEYDMYYSV; encoded by the coding sequence ATGGCCAAGACACCTTCTCCTGTTGCAGGAGCAATGAAGTACCTGAAAGACAATGACATCAAATATGTCGACCTGCGTTTTACCGATCCGCGCGGCAAGATGCAGCACGTGACCCAGGACATCTCCACGATCGATGAGGATGTGTGGGCCGACGGCCTGATGTTCGACGGTTCATCGATTGCCGGCTGGAAAGCCATCAACGAGTCAGACATGGTTTTGATGCTGGACCCCGACACCCTTCATGTCGATCCGTTCTATGCCCAGAAGACCGCAGCAGTGTTCTGCGACATTCTCGAGCCCGGCACCGGAGAGGCGTATGAACGCGATCCGCGCACCACGGCCAAGAAGGCTGAGGCTTACGTGAAATCAACCGGCATCGGCGATTCAATCACAGTTGGCCCGGAAGCTGAATTCTTCATGTTCGACGATGTGCGCTTTGCTTCCGATCCGTACAACACCGGCTTCAAGGTAGACTCCACTGAACTGCCGTCCAACATGGATGCGGAATATGAAATGGGCAATATGGGCCACCGCCCGCGCACCAAGGGTGGCTACTTCCCGGTAAACCCGGTCGATTCAGGCCAGGACATCCGCGGCGAAATGCTCGCAGCCATGGCCTCCATGGGCGTCACCGTCGAGAAGCACCACCACGAAGTGGCCGCGGCCCAGCACGAATTGGGCATCAAGTTCGAAACACTGACAAAGTGCGCTGACCAGTTGCAGATCTACAAGTACGCCATTCACAATGTGGCGCACCAGTACGGCAAGTCGGCAACCTTCATGCCGAAGCCCGTGTTCGGCGACAACGGTTCCGGCATGCACGTTCACCAGTCGATCTGGAAAGGCGGCAAGCCCTTGTTTGCCGGCAACCAGTATGCCGACCTGTCGGAAACCTGCCTGTACTATATCGGCGGTATCATCAAGCACGCCAAATCGCTGAACGCCTTCACCAACCCGTCCACCAACTCCTACAAGCGTCTGGTGCCCGGTTATGAAGCCCCTGTCCTTTTGGCGTACTCTTCGCGCAACCGGTCTGCCTCGTGCCGTATCCCGTGGACAGCATCGCCGAACGGCAAGCGTGTTGAAGTCCGCTTCCCGGACCCGACGGCAAATCCCTACCTGGCGTTTTCCGCCATGGTCATGGCCGGCATGGACGGCATCATGAACAAGATCCACCCGGGCGATCCGATGGACAAGGATCTGTACGACCTGCCACCGGAAGAACTGCAGGGCATTCCGACGGTTTGCGCATCGCTTCGCGAAGCGCTTGCATCACTGGATGCAGACCGGGAATACCTGAAGGCCGGCGGTGTGTTCTCCGACGATCAGATCGACGCCTATATCGACCTGAAGATGGAAGAAAACATGCGTTTCGAAATGACACCGCACCCGGTCGAGTACGACATGTACTACTCGGTCTAG